From Cecembia calidifontis, one genomic window encodes:
- a CDS encoding VCBS repeat-containing protein has translation MRKHSNLFLTVLTAVFFSCSSKTDKDYLFQLLYSSHTGIEFNNKIDITDDFNVLDFDYIYNGGGVAIGDFNGDGLQDIFFTGNMVSSKLYLNQGNFKFKDVTEKAKVTTNTWAEGVTLVDINNDGLLDIYVSVSNREDSFPNPNLLFVNRGNDQNGTPIFEEMAASFGINDRGYNTQAAFFDYDGDGDLDLYILSNARESFQRNLSRPRDKSGTGKSNDKLFRNNGNGTFTNVSQEAGILIEGYGLGLAISDINQDGLPDIYVANDFLTNDVLYINNGDGTFTNKIAEMIDHQSFNAMGVDIADYNNDRLSDIIVLDMFPPDNLRQKTMFAPTENYDLYQANLALGYEPQYVRNTLQLNRGNNQFSEIGYLAGIFQTDWSWAPLFADFDNDGWRDLFISNGYGKDVTDMDYINFSKNLGPFTSPEDRRKLQLEGLSKLKEVKLPNYVFQNKKDLRFEDKSSAWGLVQASISNGVAYADLDNDGDLDLVINNLNDKAFVYKNNTREKKPQESNFIKIRLQGPKNNLQGLGTKIFIDFEQAGQGQKLYYEHYPTRGYKSFVEPNAHFGLGESQKIENIEIIWPDGKYQVLHEIAPNQTVEIFYENAKKRENASYEPDGIAYYREISEELGIDYRHIHSSYKDFNRQRLLPHKHSENGPGIAVGDINGDGLDDFFVGGSKGNPGTFFIQNTNGKFSKSELDSDYPYDDMGCLLLDIDNDGDLDLYVVSGGTRYEAGSPHYQDRVYINDGKGKFEIRDGIIPQINFSGSVVTAADFDGDGLIDIFIGGRVVPGQYPKTPPSLILKNAGGKFTDVTQEVCPILSTIGMVTDAIWTDFDRDGKVDLIIAGEWMPIKFFRQNVNGDKITFEDVSEEFGPGQSSGWWNSIYATDMDGDGESEYILGNLGLNARWNANPDKPLKLIAKDFDNNQSIDPIMFQYLGNAYYAVPGRDALVSQIPSWKNRFLIYSAYAGYSLENFFNKTDLENAVSLEAQTFASGFLKKNREGKFEITPLPIEAQIGPIYGILQNGNEILMTGNFFGNETITGRYNGLKGVHFTSEKGRLKPNSLRSSGFLVTGQGRGLALLTHFDGKKLILAVQHDGKLKVFTKNQPEKEQLTIPLDPLDFKLIITLKDGSQRQYEVFHNNGYLSQSSRRISIKPDYGKIEAIDFSGNKRILWKNLSE, from the coding sequence ATGAGAAAACATTCAAATCTATTTTTGACGGTTTTGACAGCTGTTTTTTTTAGCTGTTCATCCAAAACTGATAAGGACTATTTATTCCAATTACTGTACTCGTCTCATACGGGAATTGAATTCAACAACAAAATAGACATCACAGATGATTTTAATGTTTTGGATTTTGACTATATCTACAATGGTGGTGGAGTAGCTATTGGTGACTTTAATGGCGATGGATTACAGGATATCTTTTTTACGGGAAACATGGTTTCATCAAAACTTTACCTCAATCAAGGAAACTTTAAATTCAAAGATGTGACCGAAAAAGCCAAGGTAACCACTAACACATGGGCAGAGGGGGTCACCTTGGTGGATATCAATAATGATGGACTCTTGGATATTTATGTATCCGTTTCCAATAGGGAAGACAGCTTCCCAAATCCCAATTTGTTGTTTGTAAACAGGGGAAATGACCAAAACGGAACTCCGATTTTTGAAGAAATGGCGGCCTCTTTTGGAATAAACGACCGCGGATACAATACCCAAGCTGCATTTTTTGACTATGACGGCGATGGAGATCTGGACCTCTACATCTTGTCAAATGCACGGGAAAGTTTTCAAAGAAACCTGTCCCGGCCAAGGGACAAAAGCGGAACGGGAAAAAGCAACGACAAACTTTTTCGCAATAATGGAAACGGCACTTTTACCAATGTCAGCCAAGAAGCTGGAATTTTGATCGAGGGCTACGGTTTAGGCTTAGCCATTTCTGATATCAATCAAGATGGCCTTCCTGATATTTATGTGGCCAATGACTTCCTCACCAATGATGTTCTGTACATCAACAATGGGGATGGTACATTTACCAATAAAATCGCTGAAATGATTGATCATCAAAGTTTCAATGCGATGGGGGTAGATATTGCTGATTATAACAACGATAGACTTTCGGATATTATCGTCCTGGATATGTTTCCTCCAGACAACCTCAGACAAAAAACCATGTTTGCGCCAACAGAAAACTACGATTTATATCAGGCAAATCTTGCTTTGGGCTATGAGCCCCAATATGTGAGAAACACCCTTCAACTTAATCGAGGAAATAACCAGTTTTCTGAAATCGGATATTTGGCGGGAATATTTCAGACAGATTGGAGCTGGGCTCCCCTATTTGCAGATTTTGACAATGACGGATGGAGGGACCTATTCATCAGCAATGGTTATGGGAAAGATGTAACTGACATGGACTACATCAATTTTAGCAAGAATTTAGGTCCATTTACCAGCCCAGAAGACAGAAGAAAACTTCAATTGGAAGGACTTTCAAAATTAAAAGAGGTAAAGTTGCCCAATTATGTTTTTCAGAATAAAAAAGACCTGAGATTTGAAGATAAGAGCAGTGCCTGGGGTTTGGTACAGGCCTCTATCTCCAATGGTGTAGCGTATGCGGATTTGGATAACGACGGTGATTTGGATTTGGTCATCAACAACCTGAACGACAAGGCTTTTGTCTATAAAAACAATACCAGAGAGAAAAAACCTCAGGAATCAAATTTTATCAAAATCAGACTTCAGGGCCCAAAAAACAACCTTCAAGGACTAGGAACAAAGATTTTTATTGATTTTGAACAGGCGGGACAAGGACAAAAACTCTATTATGAGCATTATCCCACAAGGGGATACAAATCTTTTGTTGAGCCCAATGCCCATTTTGGACTTGGGGAATCCCAAAAAATAGAGAATATTGAAATTATATGGCCGGATGGTAAATATCAAGTCCTGCATGAAATTGCCCCCAACCAAACGGTGGAGATTTTTTATGAAAATGCCAAGAAAAGAGAAAATGCTTCCTATGAACCAGATGGCATCGCTTATTATAGAGAAATCAGCGAAGAATTAGGGATAGATTACAGGCACATTCATTCTTCATACAAAGATTTCAACAGACAAAGGCTTTTGCCCCACAAACATTCCGAAAATGGGCCGGGAATAGCCGTTGGAGACATCAATGGTGATGGCCTGGATGACTTTTTTGTAGGTGGTTCAAAAGGAAATCCGGGTACATTTTTCATTCAAAACACCAATGGCAAGTTCTCCAAAAGTGAATTGGACTCAGATTATCCCTACGATGATATGGGCTGTCTTTTACTGGATATTGATAACGATGGAGATCTTGATTTATATGTAGTCAGTGGTGGTACCCGCTACGAGGCAGGAAGTCCCCATTATCAGGACAGGGTATATATCAATGACGGAAAAGGAAAATTTGAAATCAGGGATGGAATTATACCCCAGATTAACTTCAGTGGATCTGTGGTAACAGCAGCAGATTTTGACGGTGATGGGCTTATTGATATTTTCATTGGAGGACGGGTAGTTCCTGGTCAATATCCAAAAACTCCCCCATCACTTATCTTAAAAAATGCAGGAGGGAAATTTACTGATGTCACCCAAGAAGTCTGTCCAATACTGTCTACAATCGGCATGGTAACGGATGCCATATGGACAGATTTTGATAGAGACGGCAAGGTTGATCTAATTATTGCCGGGGAGTGGATGCCTATCAAGTTCTTTCGCCAAAACGTAAATGGTGATAAAATCACCTTCGAAGATGTATCTGAAGAATTCGGCCCCGGTCAGTCATCAGGTTGGTGGAACAGTATTTATGCTACTGATATGGATGGAGATGGGGAGTCTGAATACATCTTGGGCAATTTAGGACTGAATGCCAGGTGGAACGCAAACCCTGACAAACCATTAAAATTAATTGCCAAAGACTTTGACAACAATCAGAGTATTGATCCCATTATGTTCCAATACCTCGGGAATGCTTACTATGCAGTTCCCGGAAGAGATGCTTTGGTTTCCCAGATTCCTTCTTGGAAAAACCGATTTTTGATCTATTCTGCATATGCCGGTTATTCCTTGGAAAACTTTTTTAACAAGACCGACCTGGAAAATGCGGTTTCTTTAGAAGCCCAAACATTCGCATCCGGTTTTTTAAAAAAGAACCGGGAAGGGAAATTTGAAATCACCCCCCTTCCTATTGAAGCTCAAATCGGGCCTATCTATGGTATCCTTCAAAATGGGAATGAAATTTTGATGACGGGTAATTTTTTTGGCAATGAAACCATAACCGGAAGATATAATGGCCTGAAAGGCGTTCATTTCACCTCTGAAAAGGGTAGGTTGAAACCAAATAGCTTAAGAAGTTCAGGCTTTCTGGTAACCGGACAGGGAAGAGGTCTAGCACTACTCACGCATTTTGATGGCAAAAAACTTATCCTTGCTGTACAGCATGATGGCAAATTGAAGGTATTTACCAAAAACCAGCCTGAGAAAGAGCAACTAACTATCCCCCTGGACCCATTGGATTTTAAGCTTATCATTACCCTCAAAGATGGAAGCCAAAGGCAATATGAAGTTTTTCATAACAATGGGTATCTTTCCCAATCCTCAAGAAGAATCTCCATTAAGCCCGATTACGGTAAAATTGAAGCCATTGATTTTTCTGGAAATAAAAGAATCCTTTGGAAAAACCTATCAGAATAA
- a CDS encoding DUF5009 domain-containing protein, whose amino-acid sequence MSQTSSLPRIYSIDLFRAITMLLMIFVNDLWTLKGIPRWLGHVEAEVDGMGLADVVFPAFLVIVGLSIPFAISKRIQKGESISDTLTHIFLRTLALLTMGIFHVNLENYNSADSSLSKPIWQILMTVAFFMIWLDNSTYLNKKRNNLIQVTGLLLLGLLAYLYVGGSPENPTWMRFHWWGILGLIGWAYLIASVVYLAFRENIVVYFVFFLFFLFFNSAEKLGWLNFLEPIKPYLWISGNGSIPAFSMAGVIIGVYYKNYLAKGKNDNYWLILGLSASFLILFGLLTRPLWGIHKIGASPSWVSICTGLSFLFLALLIWLADRKGKAVWFDFIKPAGTSTLTCYLIPYIHYALYAMMGLALPVFLRTGLVGILKSLLYAFIIVWVTGLLEKKKIRLKI is encoded by the coding sequence ATGTCACAAACTTCGTCGCTACCTAGGATTTATTCCATAGACTTATTCAGAGCGATTACCATGCTTTTGATGATTTTTGTCAATGACCTATGGACTTTGAAAGGGATACCAAGGTGGCTTGGACATGTAGAAGCAGAAGTAGATGGGATGGGATTGGCGGATGTAGTTTTTCCGGCTTTTCTGGTGATTGTGGGATTGTCTATTCCTTTTGCCATTTCTAAAAGAATCCAAAAGGGAGAAAGTATTTCAGATACTTTAACACACATTTTTTTAAGGACTTTGGCACTATTGACAATGGGCATTTTTCATGTCAATCTGGAAAACTATAATTCTGCAGATTCATCATTATCCAAACCAATTTGGCAGATTTTGATGACAGTTGCATTTTTTATGATTTGGCTGGATAATTCAACCTATCTCAATAAAAAAAGGAACAATTTAATTCAGGTCACCGGGTTGCTGCTTTTAGGCTTACTTGCTTATTTATATGTAGGAGGAAGCCCTGAAAATCCTACCTGGATGAGATTTCATTGGTGGGGTATCCTGGGCCTGATTGGCTGGGCTTACCTCATTGCTTCAGTGGTTTATTTGGCTTTTAGGGAAAATATTGTGGTCTATTTCGTTTTTTTCCTTTTCTTTCTTTTTTTTAATTCGGCTGAAAAACTTGGTTGGCTAAATTTCCTTGAGCCTATTAAACCCTATCTCTGGATTTCAGGTAATGGATCAATCCCGGCATTTTCAATGGCGGGGGTGATTATTGGGGTTTATTACAAGAATTATCTGGCCAAGGGGAAAAATGACAATTACTGGCTGATTCTTGGATTATCGGCTTCTTTTCTGATTTTGTTTGGACTGTTGACAAGACCGCTTTGGGGAATTCATAAGATTGGTGCATCTCCATCTTGGGTAAGCATTTGCACAGGCTTGAGCTTTTTGTTTTTAGCTTTGTTGATTTGGTTAGCGGACAGAAAAGGAAAAGCTGTATGGTTTGATTTTATCAAGCCGGCAGGTACAAGTACCTTGACCTGTTATTTGATTCCCTATATTCACTATGCTTTGTACGCTATGATGGGTTTGGCATTGCCTGTTTTTCTGAGGACAGGGCTAGTTGGCATCCTAAAATCCCTTCTATACGCCTTCATTATTGTATGGGTTACAGGTTTATTGGAAAAGAAAAAAATACGACTCAAAATTTAA
- a CDS encoding RagB/SusD family nutrient uptake outer membrane protein, whose protein sequence is MKTKKILTAALILIGVVACDEEKLNPINPNQLSVETFYRTGPQLVAAVNSVYAALQANNLYNREYFFLQDLLSDDCDTGGPQLEAQRAQILNHVFDASNPLVAANWRGWYRVIHRANLVLENADRPTQEITDALRNRVIGEARFLRALAYYELVTLWGGVPVMTNSATSPNGNPRVPENEVYALILSDLADAISKLPNKSAYSGADVGRASKGAAQALAAKVHLFRGEFAQARPYLQEIISSGQYRLVDRYLDNFEEETENNAESIWEIQFSEAFGAAGAWNADGNGIAEVTFRGQEYGPTAWRNVIPSLSLFNEYERVSNGAEKDDPRIGYNFYQIGDLYNRGNSVLSADKVQGNTARASWRKYQTIYKRESENVQSGINFRVIRYADVLLMMAEVENELNGPAAALPYINQVRARADVNMPPYPTAKYPVSNQAQMRTAIQHERRVELAGEQIRNRDIRRWRKQNTLGAEPIPNWQSRYVLLPLPLEEIDNNSALSNADQNPGY, encoded by the coding sequence ATGAAAACCAAAAAAATCTTAACCGCGGCATTGATATTGATCGGAGTTGTGGCCTGCGATGAGGAAAAATTAAATCCAATAAACCCCAATCAGCTTTCGGTTGAAACCTTTTACAGAACCGGGCCCCAGTTGGTAGCTGCAGTGAACTCGGTCTATGCTGCTTTACAGGCAAACAATCTATACAATAGGGAATATTTCTTTCTTCAGGACTTGCTGTCTGATGATTGCGATACAGGTGGACCACAATTGGAAGCTCAAAGGGCACAAATACTGAACCACGTTTTTGACGCGTCAAACCCACTGGTAGCGGCCAACTGGAGAGGTTGGTATAGGGTAATTCACAGAGCCAATCTGGTATTGGAAAATGCCGACAGACCAACTCAGGAAATAACCGATGCCTTAAGAAACAGGGTTATTGGCGAAGCCCGTTTTTTGAGGGCTTTGGCATACTATGAATTGGTGACACTTTGGGGAGGTGTTCCGGTGATGACCAATTCAGCAACTTCCCCTAACGGAAACCCAAGAGTACCTGAAAATGAAGTTTATGCTCTTATTTTAAGTGATCTGGCCGATGCCATTAGCAAACTACCCAACAAAAGTGCATACAGCGGTGCGGATGTTGGAAGAGCAAGTAAAGGTGCGGCACAGGCTTTGGCAGCAAAGGTTCATCTTTTCAGAGGGGAGTTTGCACAAGCAAGACCCTACTTGCAGGAAATCATCAGTTCGGGCCAATATAGACTGGTTGACAGGTATTTGGACAACTTCGAAGAAGAAACCGAGAACAATGCAGAATCTATTTGGGAAATACAGTTCTCTGAAGCATTTGGGGCAGCTGGCGCTTGGAACGCTGATGGAAATGGAATTGCCGAAGTAACCTTCAGAGGTCAAGAATATGGCCCTACAGCATGGAGAAACGTAATCCCCAGTCTTTCCTTATTCAATGAATATGAAAGGGTATCTAATGGAGCGGAAAAAGACGATCCCAGAATTGGGTATAATTTTTATCAAATTGGTGACCTTTATAACAGAGGTAATTCTGTTTTAAGTGCAGATAAAGTTCAGGGAAATACAGCTAGAGCAAGTTGGAGAAAATATCAGACTATCTACAAAAGGGAATCTGAAAATGTACAGTCAGGTATCAACTTTAGAGTAATCAGATATGCTGATGTACTTCTGATGATGGCAGAGGTAGAAAATGAATTGAATGGCCCTGCAGCTGCACTGCCATATATCAATCAGGTAAGGGCGAGGGCAGATGTCAATATGCCACCCTATCCAACCGCCAAGTATCCTGTTTCCAACCAAGCACAGATGAGAACAGCAATCCAGCACGAAAGAAGGGTTGAATTGGCAGGGGAACAGATAAGAAACAGAGATATCCGTAGATGGAGAAAGCAAAATACGCTAGGGGCTGAACCTATTCCTAACTGGCAATCCAGGTATGTCCTGCTTCCCCTTCCATTGGAAGAAATCGACAACAATTCCGCATTGTCAAATGCTGATCAGAACCCAGGTTATTAA
- a CDS encoding family 20 glycosylhydrolase produces MKKFIPALAFLSIFIWQGNASLAFASEQYDDLPVKGLAIAAPKSSELDRFVRFMHEELGPRKINTLVLRVDYNYQFESHPELRDEDALSKRDVKKLVAAARQHGIKIIPQINLLGHQSWANSTGNLLKVYPEFDETPHVKMPDVYQLPNPDGLYCKSYCPLHPDVHRVVFALVDEIVEVFETDAFHAGLDEVFYIGDDKCPRCQGLDKAELFAGEVTKIRNHLALNERKLWIWGDRLIDGKTTGIGLWEGSYNSTHRAVDLIPKDVVINDWHYEKPVGTPVYFAMKGFNVISCAWRKPEVGVSHVEDMFLFRRNNTEVMKDRFAGVMLTVWSGVTPFLDGFYAYKNNPNKVWTEEELNNPWVTFVRMFDRLEEIIKSEE; encoded by the coding sequence ATGAAAAAATTCATTCCCGCCCTTGCTTTCTTATCAATTTTTATTTGGCAAGGAAATGCTTCTTTAGCATTTGCTTCTGAACAATATGATGATCTTCCAGTCAAAGGTTTGGCTATTGCCGCCCCAAAATCCAGTGAACTGGATCGATTTGTCCGGTTTATGCACGAAGAATTAGGACCAAGAAAGATCAATACCTTGGTTTTGAGGGTAGATTATAATTATCAATTTGAAAGTCATCCGGAACTCAGGGATGAGGATGCGTTGAGCAAAAGGGATGTTAAAAAATTGGTGGCTGCTGCCCGGCAGCATGGGATAAAAATCATCCCTCAAATTAATCTTTTGGGGCATCAGTCTTGGGCCAATTCAACCGGAAATTTGTTGAAGGTATATCCTGAATTTGACGAAACTCCTCATGTCAAGATGCCTGATGTTTATCAGTTGCCTAATCCGGATGGATTATATTGCAAAAGTTACTGTCCTCTTCATCCTGATGTCCATAGGGTAGTATTCGCTTTAGTCGATGAAATTGTTGAGGTTTTTGAGACAGATGCATTCCATGCTGGCTTGGATGAAGTCTTTTACATAGGAGATGATAAATGTCCAAGGTGTCAGGGATTGGATAAGGCAGAGCTTTTTGCCGGGGAGGTGACCAAAATCAGAAACCACCTGGCTTTGAATGAAAGAAAGCTATGGATTTGGGGAGATCGTTTGATTGATGGCAAGACCACTGGAATAGGTTTATGGGAGGGTAGCTACAACAGTACGCACCGTGCTGTCGATTTGATACCAAAGGATGTAGTGATCAATGATTGGCATTATGAAAAACCCGTTGGTACCCCGGTTTATTTTGCGATGAAAGGCTTTAATGTGATCAGCTGTGCTTGGAGAAAGCCTGAGGTTGGGGTAAGTCATGTTGAGGATATGTTCCTTTTCAGAAGGAATAACACCGAGGTGATGAAAGATAGGTTTGCCGGAGTAATGCTGACTGTATGGTCAGGGGTAACTCCTTTTTTGGACGGGTTTTATGCCTATAAAAATAATCCAAACAAAGTATGGACTGAAGAGGAATTAAACAATCCCTGGGTGACATTTGTGAGAATGTTTGACCGTTTGGAGGAGATTATAAAGTCAGAAGAATAG
- a CDS encoding IS1182 family transposase, which produces MSKVVFKNQTGNCPELFPANIFDKIPDNHPARLVDTVVNSLDISDIIKRYKGGGTSAYHPRMMIKVLFYSYLSNVYSCRKIAKALNENIHFMFISGNSTPDFRTINDFRGKILKDSIKTLFAEVVKMLVEMGYVSLDVQYIDGTKIEAKSNKYTFVWRKTVEKHKERLEGKIKSVLSDIEESILSDNQEVNQEELPKKIDSEELRERLSAINKKLKEPSKKIAKELQKLQEEHLPKLEKYEKDLEILGDRNSYSKTDHDATFMRMKEDHMKNGQLKPAYNPQISTENQFITHATIHQTAGDTTTLKSHLDSFEKSYSKQSKEIVADAGYGSEENYEMLEKKGVDAYVKYNYFHMEQKKKTKNNPFLPQNLFYNAAQDFYVCPMGQRMENVGQGKRTSSNGYVSQVTYYQAKNCEGCPLRAQCHKATGNRRIEVNHRLNFLKQQAKEKLMNKKGLEHRSKRPIEAEAAFGQLKSNNKFNRFTLTGLEKVELEFLLMAIGHNLRKMVAKSMHSGLKLSKKSSLGYKPYNSRPVFYVPKENSNQRSLVMALDFQNQKIAA; this is translated from the coding sequence ATGTCTAAGGTAGTTTTTAAAAATCAGACTGGCAATTGTCCAGAATTATTTCCGGCAAATATTTTTGATAAAATCCCTGATAACCACCCTGCTCGATTGGTTGACACTGTGGTTAACTCTTTGGATATCAGTGATATTATAAAGAGGTACAAGGGAGGCGGTACATCAGCCTATCATCCACGAATGATGATTAAAGTGCTGTTCTACAGCTATTTATCCAATGTGTATTCATGTAGGAAAATAGCCAAAGCACTTAATGAGAACATACATTTCATGTTTATCTCAGGAAACTCAACCCCCGATTTCAGAACCATCAACGATTTCCGCGGTAAAATCTTAAAAGACTCCATCAAGACATTGTTTGCCGAAGTGGTAAAAATGCTTGTTGAGATGGGATATGTAAGCCTTGATGTACAATACATTGACGGAACCAAGATTGAAGCAAAATCCAATAAGTACACTTTTGTCTGGCGTAAGACAGTTGAAAAGCACAAAGAAAGGTTAGAAGGTAAGATCAAGAGTGTTTTATCAGATATCGAAGAAAGCATCCTATCAGATAATCAAGAAGTTAATCAAGAAGAATTGCCTAAAAAAATTGATTCTGAAGAATTAAGGGAGCGGCTTTCAGCCATAAATAAAAAGCTAAAAGAGCCTTCAAAGAAGATTGCTAAGGAGCTTCAAAAACTTCAGGAAGAACATCTTCCCAAGCTGGAGAAGTATGAAAAAGACCTGGAGATTTTGGGGGATAGAAATTCGTACAGTAAGACAGATCATGATGCCACATTCATGAGAATGAAAGAGGACCACATGAAAAACGGACAACTAAAACCCGCTTACAATCCTCAGATATCAACTGAAAATCAATTCATTACCCATGCTACTATCCACCAAACAGCAGGGGATACCACCACTTTAAAATCCCACTTGGACAGTTTTGAAAAATCGTATAGTAAACAAAGTAAAGAGATAGTAGCTGATGCAGGATACGGCAGTGAGGAGAATTATGAAATGCTTGAAAAAAAGGGAGTTGATGCCTATGTGAAATACAATTACTTCCACATGGAGCAAAAGAAGAAGACAAAGAACAATCCTTTTCTTCCCCAAAATCTTTTCTACAATGCAGCGCAAGATTTTTACGTATGCCCCATGGGACAGCGGATGGAGAATGTTGGACAAGGAAAGCGCACTTCAAGCAATGGGTATGTATCTCAAGTAACTTATTATCAGGCAAAAAACTGTGAAGGATGCCCCTTAAGAGCACAATGCCACAAAGCGACAGGTAACAGAAGAATCGAAGTGAACCATAGGTTAAACTTCTTAAAACAGCAGGCCAAGGAAAAACTAATGAATAAAAAGGGGCTTGAACACAGGAGCAAAAGACCAATAGAGGCGGAAGCTGCGTTTGGCCAGCTGAAAAGCAATAATAAATTCAACAGATTTACACTCACTGGTTTAGAAAAAGTGGAATTAGAGTTCTTATTGATGGCAATTGGCCATAATCTGAGAAAAATGGTGGCTAAAAGTATGCACTCTGGACTAAAACTATCTAAAAAATCATCTTTGGGTTATAAACCCTACAATAGTCGGCCGGTATTTTACGTTCCAAAGGAAAATTCTAATCAAAGATCACTGGTAATGGCATTGGATTTTCAAAATCAAAAAATAGCGGCATAA